The Cytobacillus oceanisediminis genomic interval AACCTAAGAATAGTAAAAACTTTCTCTTTGTTCTGCAGAATATGGTCTGCCATGTCCTCAATAGGCGGTTTAGGACCTTTCAGCTGTGCATGGGAAAACCGCTCAGCGGGCAAAGAGTGCCATTTGGCCATTAATGCAGTTAGTTCCAGTGCAATATTTGAATCAAATGTATGTGTAATGGTGCCAAGGTCCTCTAAAATAATCCAATTATTGCTTAGTTTGTTTTGAACGGAGTACGACAGGATTTTTGGAAACTTTAGCGGGAGTTCTGCCAGTACATTTTCGAAAATCCATACTTCTTTTCCAAGCTGAGTATTGTTTGTCAGAGGTTTGAAAATATAGCTTTTTGAAGCATCTATAAAAAAGCGCTCGACAAACCGGCCGTTCGCTCCCTGATATAAATTCTCTCTTCTTAAAATGTAACGGTCATTTAGAGTCCCGTTTGCAGTCACAATATTAGTAAACAAGCTGGCGCTCCCCCTTAATAGGCATCCTATCTCACCATATATATCAAGCTTCTTTTAAAAATAATACTGCTTTTTTCACTGCACAAAAAAAGTATCCTGTAAAAGGATACTTTTTATAGCAAACTGAATTCATAGCCTTTATTTCGGATCTCAGCAATTAAACCAGGAAGAGCTTCAACAGTCTGGGCTAATTCATGTAAAAGAATGATCGCCCCGTCTTCCAGGTTCTCTACAACGTTTGCGATTATTTGTTCAGGCTGTTCTTTAAGCTCCCAGTCCATTGACGAGATTCTCCACATGATGGTTGTTAGACCAAGCTGTTTGGCTGCAGTTATAGTATGTTCATTGTACTGCCCAAATGGGGGCCGGAAAAGCTTTACTCCCTGGCCGATGATCGACTCAATCTTAGTTTTGCTGTTGAGGAGGTCCTGAATTTGTTCATTTGGAGTTAATTTAACATAGTTGGAATGCTTTGAAGAGTGAGTGCCTATCTGATGACCTTCTTCCATGACTCTTTTCCACGGACGCTGAGTGTATAAAAGCCTGGATTGCCAGAAGAATACAGCTGGAACATTCTCTTTCTTCAAGATATCCAATATTTCCGGAAGAACTCTTCCTGGTCCATCATCAAAGGTCAACACCACTGTTTTCTTCGATATATGGCCCTCATTAAACAGTTTGATATCAGGGTCATTCGAAACGTACACGACGTTCGAGCTATC includes:
- a CDS encoding phosphotransferase codes for the protein MFTNIVTANGTLNDRYILRRENLYQGANGRFVERFFIDASKSYIFKPLTNNTQLGKEVWIFENVLAELPLKFPKILSYSVQNKLSNNWIILEDLGTITHTFDSNIALELTALMAKWHSLPAERFSHAQLKGPKPPIEDMADHILQNKEKVFTILRLHNVSERLGNIIFSAFTSKPFSAVKVLCHGDLHQGNFGYAGDKTVVLDWEHCHLNTPFWDLFHLIDISHPDFPKTGNHTLRNMILDCYCEEIQISAPDREKFKQEYYLFSAVFSVWMMMLIQSDLDNQRAKWGPKQLSRQLKETIRNLGECAEEII
- a CDS encoding polysaccharide deacetylase family protein — its product is MDSSNVVYVSNDPDIKLFNEGHISKKTVVLTFDDGPGRVLPEILDILKKENVPAVFFWQSRLLYTQRPWKRVMEEGHQIGTHSSKHSNYVKLTPNEQIQDLLNSKTKIESIIGQGVKLFRPPFGQYNEHTITAAKQLGLTTIMWRISSMDWELKEQPEQIIANVVENLEDGAIILLHELAQTVEALPGLIAEIRNKGYEFSLL